In the Danio rerio strain Tuebingen ecotype United States chromosome 8, GRCz12tu, whole genome shotgun sequence genome, one interval contains:
- the asb6 gene encoding ankyrin repeat and SOCS box protein 6 isoform X1 has product MPFLHGFRRIVYEYQPLVDAVLCVLGTDGENQRRQDEEESVSVALAELLDREAQSPVFMQGISYSLFRVAEFGLVSAAQVLLRYGADLNFEDPVSYYNPLHIAVLRNKPDMVRMLISSGADIDKRDRIHESSPIDLASEEADKLPCLRVLLDFGADVNAKDKNGKTALLHALASSDGLTVKNMDNIQLLLERGADVNATTQDGETPMSSLAFLVKEALESSVEDAKEIGHFCTHVAHLLISHGAGPSCCLSATDGEVWEHSLTYTSLENFDLLFPLTVLLLQHSASFVCSHHSASYWTGPQLIFTRLAEALREAVDAAEVADVLAKAEVLLDLARICSPAIPPLFPRSQLPVLEQGSIHEPLLELYGKLEERESQPMPLRCLCRRLIRNCLLPWPFEEKVKALPLPDRLKDLLLPENSWKNRAGWDRFKPRGSSH; this is encoded by the exons ATGCCTTTCCTCCATGGCTTCAGGAGGATTGTTTACGAGTATCAGCCACTGGTGGACGCGGTGCTTTGTGTGCTGGGGACAGACGGAGAAAACCAGCGCAG GCAAGATGAAGAGGAAAGCGTGTCTGTGGCTCTGGCCGAGCTGCTGGACAGAGAGGCGCAGTCTCCCGTCTTCATGCAGGGAATCAGTTACTCTCTGTTTCGAGTGGCTGAGTTTGGTTTAGTGAGCGCCGCACAGGTGCTCCTACGATACGGAGCTGATCTCAACTTTGAGG ACCCTGTATCGTACTACAACCCTTTACACATCGCAGTACTGAGAAACAAACCAGACATGGTGCGAATGTTGATCTCGAGTGGAGCTGATATTGACAAAAGAGACAGG ATTCATGAAAGCAGCCCTATTGACTTGGCCAGTGAGGAGGCTGATAAGCTGCCGTGTCTCCGTGTGCTTCTGGATTTTGGTGCTGATGTGAATGCAAAAGACAAGAACG GAAAAACAGCACTGCTTCATGCTCTGGCCAGCAGCGATGGACTCACGGTCAAAAACATGGACAACATACAGCTGCTTCTAGAAAGAG GTGCAGATGTGAACGCGACCACACAAGACGGCGAGACCCCTATGTCTTCTCTGGCCTTCCTAGTGAAGGAGGCTCTAGAGAGCAgtgtggaggatgccaaagaaaTCGGCCACTTCTGTACCCATGTGGCACATCTTCTGATCAGCCACGGCGCTGGTCCAAGCTGCTGCCTGAGCGCCACCGACGGGGAAGTGTGGGAGCATTCCCTCACCTACACCAGCTTGGAAAACTTCGACCTGCTTTTTCCCCTAACAGTTCTCCTTCTCCAACACAGTGCCTCCTTCGTCTGCTCTCACCACAGCGCCTCCTACTGGACAGGACCACAGCTGATATTCACCCGACTTGCTGAAGCTCTCCGTGAAGCTGTTGATGCTGCAGAAGTGGCGGATGTTTTAGCCAAAGCCGAAGTGCTTTTGGATTTAGCCAGGATCTGCTCTCCGGCCATCCCTCCTCTTTTTCCTCGCTCTCAACTGCCTGTGCTGGAGCAGGGCTCGATCCATGAGCCCCTGCTGGAGCTCTACGGCAAACTAGAGGAGCGAGAAAGCCAACCCATGCCGCTCAGGTGCCTTTGCAGGAGACTGATCCGCAACTGTCTTCTGCCCTGGCCGTTTGAGGAGAAGGTCAAAGCCCTGCCACTGCCAGACAGATTGAAAGACCTGCTGCTTCCTGAAAACAGCTGGAAGAATAGAGCCGGATGGGACCGATTTAAACCTCGAGGCTCCTCACACTGA
- the asb6 gene encoding ankyrin repeat and SOCS box protein 6 isoform X3 → MSSLAFLVKEALESSVEDAKEIGHFCTHVAHLLISHGAGPSCCLSATDGEVWEHSLTYTSLENFDLLFPLTVLLLQHSASFVCSHHSASYWTGPQLIFTRLAEALREAVDAAEVADVLAKAEVLLDLARICSPAIPPLFPRSQLPVLEQGSIHEPLLELYGKLEERESQPMPLRCLCRRLIRNCLLPWPFEEKVKALPLPDRLKDLLLPENSWKNRAGWDRFKPRGSSH, encoded by the coding sequence ATGTCTTCTCTGGCCTTCCTAGTGAAGGAGGCTCTAGAGAGCAgtgtggaggatgccaaagaaaTCGGCCACTTCTGTACCCATGTGGCACATCTTCTGATCAGCCACGGCGCTGGTCCAAGCTGCTGCCTGAGCGCCACCGACGGGGAAGTGTGGGAGCATTCCCTCACCTACACCAGCTTGGAAAACTTCGACCTGCTTTTTCCCCTAACAGTTCTCCTTCTCCAACACAGTGCCTCCTTCGTCTGCTCTCACCACAGCGCCTCCTACTGGACAGGACCACAGCTGATATTCACCCGACTTGCTGAAGCTCTCCGTGAAGCTGTTGATGCTGCAGAAGTGGCGGATGTTTTAGCCAAAGCCGAAGTGCTTTTGGATTTAGCCAGGATCTGCTCTCCGGCCATCCCTCCTCTTTTTCCTCGCTCTCAACTGCCTGTGCTGGAGCAGGGCTCGATCCATGAGCCCCTGCTGGAGCTCTACGGCAAACTAGAGGAGCGAGAAAGCCAACCCATGCCGCTCAGGTGCCTTTGCAGGAGACTGATCCGCAACTGTCTTCTGCCCTGGCCGTTTGAGGAGAAGGTCAAAGCCCTGCCACTGCCAGACAGATTGAAAGACCTGCTGCTTCCTGAAAACAGCTGGAAGAATAGAGCCGGATGGGACCGATTTAAACCTCGAGGCTCCTCACACTGA
- the asb6 gene encoding ankyrin repeat and SOCS box protein 6 isoform X2, giving the protein MHNRYCVCVYKRTIKLLKFIHSFSFRLSLCISLRSPQPNVLPTYPAKVLRSGCPSCCNPSLRKGADVNATTQDGETPMSSLAFLVKEALESSVEDAKEIGHFCTHVAHLLISHGAGPSCCLSATDGEVWEHSLTYTSLENFDLLFPLTVLLLQHSASFVCSHHSASYWTGPQLIFTRLAEALREAVDAAEVADVLAKAEVLLDLARICSPAIPPLFPRSQLPVLEQGSIHEPLLELYGKLEERESQPMPLRCLCRRLIRNCLLPWPFEEKVKALPLPDRLKDLLLPENSWKNRAGWDRFKPRGSSH; this is encoded by the exons ATGCATAATAGATATTGTGTATGTGTATACAAACGCACAATTAAGCttttgaaattcattcattcattttcttttcggcttagtctctgtattagtctgaggtcgccacagccgaatgtactgccaacttacccagcaaaggttttacgcagcggatgcccttcctgctgcaacccatctctgagaaaag GTGCAGATGTGAACGCGACCACACAAGACGGCGAGACCCCTATGTCTTCTCTGGCCTTCCTAGTGAAGGAGGCTCTAGAGAGCAgtgtggaggatgccaaagaaaTCGGCCACTTCTGTACCCATGTGGCACATCTTCTGATCAGCCACGGCGCTGGTCCAAGCTGCTGCCTGAGCGCCACCGACGGGGAAGTGTGGGAGCATTCCCTCACCTACACCAGCTTGGAAAACTTCGACCTGCTTTTTCCCCTAACAGTTCTCCTTCTCCAACACAGTGCCTCCTTCGTCTGCTCTCACCACAGCGCCTCCTACTGGACAGGACCACAGCTGATATTCACCCGACTTGCTGAAGCTCTCCGTGAAGCTGTTGATGCTGCAGAAGTGGCGGATGTTTTAGCCAAAGCCGAAGTGCTTTTGGATTTAGCCAGGATCTGCTCTCCGGCCATCCCTCCTCTTTTTCCTCGCTCTCAACTGCCTGTGCTGGAGCAGGGCTCGATCCATGAGCCCCTGCTGGAGCTCTACGGCAAACTAGAGGAGCGAGAAAGCCAACCCATGCCGCTCAGGTGCCTTTGCAGGAGACTGATCCGCAACTGTCTTCTGCCCTGGCCGTTTGAGGAGAAGGTCAAAGCCCTGCCACTGCCAGACAGATTGAAAGACCTGCTGCTTCCTGAAAACAGCTGGAAGAATAGAGCCGGATGGGACCGATTTAAACCTCGAGGCTCCTCACACTGA
- the asb6 gene encoding ankyrin repeat and SOCS box protein 6 (The RefSeq protein has 3 substitutions compared to this genomic sequence) gives MPFLHGFRRIVYEYQPLVDAVLCVLGTDGENQRRQDEEESVSVALAELLDREAQSPVFMQGISYSLFRVAEFGLVSAAQVLLRYGADLNFEDPVSYYNPLHIAVLRNKPDMVRMLISSGADIDKGDRIHESSPIDLASEEADKLPCLRVLLDFGADVNAKDKNGKTALLHALASSDGLTVKNMDNIQLLLERGADVNATTQDGETPMSSLTFLVKEALESSVEDAKEIGHFCTHVAHLLISHGAGPSCCLSATDGEVWEHSLTYTSLENFDLLFPLTVLLLQHSASFVCSHHSASYWTGPQLIFTRLAEALREAVDAAEVADVLAKAEVLLDLARICSPAIPPLFPRSQLPVLEQGSTHEPLLELYGKLEERESQPMPLRCLCRRLIRNCLLPWPFEEKVKALPLPDRLKDLLLPENSWKNRAGWDRFKPRGSSH, from the exons ATGCCTTTCCTCCATGGCTTCAGGAGGATTGTTTACGAGTATCAGCCACTGGTGGACGCGGTGCTTTGTGTGCTGGGGACAGACGGAGAAAACCAGCGCAG GCAAGATGAAGAGGAAAGCGTGTCTGTGGCTCTGGCCGAGCTGCTGGACAGAGAGGCGCAGTCTCCCGTCTTCATGCAGGGAATCAGTTACTCTCTGTTTCGAGTGGCTGAGTTTGGTTTAGTGAGCGCCGCACAGGTGCTCCTACGATACGGAGCTGATCTCAACTTTGAGG ACCCTGTATCGTACTACAACCCTTTACACATCGCAGTACTGAGAAACAAACCAGACATGGTGCGAATGTTGATCTCGAGTGGAGCTGATATTGACAAAAGAGACAGG ATTCATGAAAGCAGCCCTATTGACTTGGCCAGTGAGGAGGCTGATAAGCTGCCGTGTCTCCGTGTGCTTCTGGATTTTGGTGCTGATGTGAATGCAAAAGACAAGAACG GAAAAACAGCACTGCTTCATGCTCTGGCCAGCAGCGATGGACTCACGGTCAAAAACATGGACAACATACAGCTGCTTCTAGAAAGAG GTGCAGATGTGAACGCGACCACACAAGACGGCGAGACCCCTATGTCTTCTCTGGCCTTCCTAGTGAAGGAGGCTCTAGAGAGCAgtgtggaggatgccaaagaaaTCGGCCACTTCTGTACCCATGTGGCACATCTTCTGATCAGCCACGGCGCTGGTCCAAGCTGCTGCCTGAGCGCCACCGACGGGGAAGTGTGGGAGCATTCCCTCACCTACACCAGCTTGGAAAACTTCGACCTGCTTTTTCCCCTAACAGTTCTCCTTCTCCAACACAGTGCCTCCTTCGTCTGCTCTCACCACAGCGCCTCCTACTGGACAGGACCACAGCTGATATTCACCCGACTTGCTGAAGCTCTCCGTGAAGCTGTTGATGCTGCAGAAGTGGCGGATGTTTTAGCCAAAGCCGAAGTGCTTTTGGATTTAGCCAGGATCTGCTCTCCGGCCATCCCTCCTCTTTTTCCTCGCTCTCAACTGCCTGTGCTGGAGCAGGGCTCGATCCATGAGCCCCTGCTGGAGCTCTACGGCAAACTAGAGGAGCGAGAAAGCCAACCCATGCCGCTCAGGTGCCTTTGCAGGAGACTGATCCGCAACTGTCTTCTGCCCTGGCCGTTTGAGGAGAAGGTCAAAGCCCTGCCACTGCCAGACAGATTGAAAGACCTGCTGCTTCCTGAAAACAGCTGGAAGAATAGAGCCGGATGGGACCGATTTAAACCTCGAGGCTCCTCACACTGA